A region from the Eptesicus fuscus isolate TK198812 chromosome 1, DD_ASM_mEF_20220401, whole genome shotgun sequence genome encodes:
- the MTCP1 gene encoding protein p13 MTCP-1: MAGEDVGAPPDRLWVHQEGIYRDEYQRTWVAVVEQGTSFLRARIQQVQVPLGDAVRPSHLLTSQLPLMWQLYPEQRYMDNNSRLWQIQHHLMVRGVQELLLKLLPDD, from the exons ATGGCAGGAGAGGATGTGGGGGCTCCACCCGATCGCCTCTGGGTTCACCAAGAGGGTATCTACCGAGACGAATACCAGCGCACGTGGGTGGCCGTCGTGGAACAG GGGACGAGTTTCCTAAGAGCACGAATCCAGCAAGTTCAGGTTCCCTTAGGTGACGCAGTTAGACCAAGTCACCTTCTTACCTCCCAGCTACCTCTCATGTGGCAACTCTACCCTGAGCAGCGCTACATGGATAACAACTCTCGCTTGTGGCAGATCCAGCATCATTTAATG gtCAGGGGAGTCCAGGAGCTGTTGCTTAAGCTTTTGCCTGATGATTAA